DNA sequence from the Glycine soja cultivar W05 chromosome 18, ASM419377v2, whole genome shotgun sequence genome:
ATGCCTATTTagagtatattttaattttaataattcacatatttaaaaaaaaaagagaaattttcgcaagatttaaaatattgttaacgacattaaaaaaaagtatctgTGAAAATATTTATGGAGAATGCtttaataattgtaaaaaattacatgaaagTTACTTATGCTTTTAagtaattaatgattattttgtaGAATATTGATGACAACGTATATATTTcagattaaaaaggaaaaggagtAGCTGATGAGAATAAATAGCACCTCTGATCTTATAAATAGgacttatttcttataaataagacTGAaaggtagtattttttttaccagaatatattaatttcttaaattcccatgaaaatagaaaaactcACCAGCCAAAAAGTTACTATTTAAGTAAGAATGtattaataaagtaaaataagatTGAGAGAATAATAttccaataattttaaaaataattctaaagaaTTAATATACAATATTGACAAAATCAGTAACTAAACTATGAAGAGAGGTGCTGTGTGATATATATGGGTAATACATCAGTTTGTCAGCgatcattataaataaataatgggaAGATCTACATTCAATATGCTTAATGTGTATAACGAACTCATTCAAGATTAATTGTCAAACATACAATATCAACTCTTGAAAGGTTCCCAAAAACTTATCTTCAGATGAGGACTCCCAAAAACTTCCCAATAACAAATTTTACCAGCTGAAAGCCACTGTACACTCAGTTCTCACAAATAAGAGAAGACAAAATTTTTATAGCATAATctattagaaagaaaagaaaagaagaatgagCCTTAACTAAGAAAGAGATATTAACACCAGAATCTGAataaaaatttcactaaaacTTGGTGCCATAGAAACCATTTGGTCCTGGGACGGAAATAGGTCGAGAGACAGGAAAGCCAGGTTGCAGAAGAGGAATGTGGCTTTGAAGTGTAAAGGGCTGATGTCCACTTGTTAAGACAGGAGGGGGCACACAAACCGGCATTGCTGGACCAATTGTTCCTCCTGCTTTTGGAAAATATAACTATTATCACAAAAGAAATGTAatctatatttttcaatttggatGCCAAAATCATTGGAAACGTGTCCTGTTGggataaacttctccataagtacttatagaaaaagaaaataaaaagataaaatgaattaaacttctTTTCACAAACTAACATAAACTTGTGCACTTCAGCTTCTGGAGAAATTAAATGAGAGaacttttataaaagtaaagtgcataaattgattttagcttACAGAAGAAACTCAATTCATTTTGTCTTCTCTTGTAAGTATTTACggagaaatttatccaaacaggaTTATATGCAGTTCTAGCATAAGCATAGCTTCAATTACTACATGCTATGGTAACAAAAAGGCAAATGTTAAGGAGTGTCCTTAGGACACTTGTTCAggattagaaaacaaaaagtattaattgaaaactaaaaGCTTGTTAAGTTTCCAATATATTAAATGTTGTACTTTTCttcaaatactttttatttttaaaacttaataactGCACTTAGGAAACTCATTAGTAAAAccccataaaaatataaagatattaATGAGGTCATGTCAAAATGTGTTTGTTATTCATTGACCGTGTAACTAAAGAATTTATATACATGACAGTAATAAAGATGATTTCTGGAATCTTTGACCGCATATCTCAACAAGCATTAAGTTTTTACCCTGCTGCTTTGGAAATTGTACATGATTCATCAGAGGGCGAGCTGAGACTGGTGGGACAGCCGTCGTTCCATGAATCAAATCCTACAATGACAAGTAAAATGTAAAAAGACTAAGCTAATGATGgtcaaatattataataaacatttCAAGCGGGAAAAAAATGCTTATAATTTGATCTGATTGaccatataaatataaaatttatagcaAGTGTAGCAATTATCTCTTGATTCAATTAGGCACATATTAAGATACAAGCACAGCCATCCATTTTCTTAGAAGTCACGTCCCCTTTAAGGATCCGTTGTATAGTTGAAAAGCTGCAGCACTCTTGTTATCCAATGAGAattccttaatttttaaatcttctacaaaattaatttcttcaaattttggCTTAAACTTTCTTTTATCAAGACAAATTGAAGAGATTGccaaactaaaaattatagGGCATCCTATCTTACATGGGAAACTGGCTGAACATAGACTAACTGGGGGGAACGTCCAACCATAACCTGCATTCAGAACAAAAGATCATATTTTGCTTGTGGCTGATTTTTCAGTTCAGAAAATACCGGTAATCTCCTAAACCAATAATtgtaatttacaaaagaaaactgaaattaaatatatggaACATATGATCTTTTTGTACGTACAGCAGGAGAGCTTGGTTGCATATAAGCAGGTTCAGACAAAACAGGACTGTAATGTGTAGCATATCGTAGAGGTTGGGCTCTATGCGCCACATGTCCAACAATCTGTTGCCAAAGAAATTGACAAAATAACTAGAATGAGTACTGAGTATTATATGATTTTAGATTGTTCCAGCATTTATGACATTTGGCATCAAATACACAAGTTCAAGCAGGCATGGATGCACATGAGAGACAAAATATCAGCAAATTTATTAATACGTACAGGTTGCGAAAATTGAGAGCCACTGCCACCATTTCCCACCGTCAAATTACTATACTGTGAAACCTTAACAGGCATTGATGGCCGAGAAGCAAAAGTATTGAATCCAACTTCAGGTTGAATAGTAACAGGTACTGGAGGAGAGCTATTTGGTATGTATACCATGTTTGCAGCCGAAGTTGCTGGCATGGGATTCACAAAAGATGGAGAGAAGGTTTTGGCAGCTGGATTGAGCTTAAATTCCTAAGAGAATGCCACAAGAAGAAATTGTTAAAAGTATATCAACATcgattaaaagaaattatcatattattttaaacttggCACTAGCTATTCTATTATGCTGTTTGGTAAACCAAActaaaatcttttgaaaatttaaatcaatataGGATTTTAAAATGGTGGATGACATATATAAGGAGCAAAACATGAAAAGATAATGGATAACGAAGTCAAAAATGTTTAGGAATAGTGTAGCTAAGAGAGTACTTGGGAGATGAATTGATATGATATGTGAAGACCTGATGATGATCCATATTGACGACAGTAAGCTTCCAAAATGATATTCAGTTAATAAAATGCATCAAATAAGATACACATATGTATCTAATATGCTGTGCAATGATAAGAACCCCCTCCCTCCCTCACCCCACCCCCCCAATCCGACACAACACAAACCTACATCTTATCAGGAGCTGTTTGATTTAAGTTAAACTGATTTATTTACCTTAGCATTTCTAGTAGAACCTGTACCCCTTGGAACAGATATTTCATTGGATCTTGCTGGCTGTGAATCTTGGATGAGATCCACACCTTGGGTTAAATTTGTAGAGACAGAGTCTGCAGAAGTAGACCTTTCACTATTCCGATCACTGGCCTTAACAGATGCAGGGGTGTTGTTGCAGAGTAATCCATTATCAGAAGGAATTGATGTCCTATCTGTACTTCCATGCTCAACAGCTACCTCTTGGCCTAGCGATGTATCGGCTGTAATATAAGTACAAGAGAATTAAATAAGGAAACACAGAATTATGAAAGCAATATTCTCATCTTGTGCAGGGAATAGGGGATTTAGGGGATTTAAGTATTTAAGGTTAGTGACCACAGGCCATAGCTCAAATTAGATTGAACAGGTGTTGGTTAACCAGATAGAAAAGAGAGgtaatattatgtataatattaTACGAAAAATAGAcgaagataaaattttattttctgtaaCCACAGCTTTGTAAAAAGGGTATATTCATATCAGGATAACAAAGGATGCCCATACACATAAAAGTTCTTAAATATATATCTTGATATCAGATAACAAACTGACATGCCTTATCAGTTATTGTGCATCATTTTACATACAAATTGCTGAAGCAGTGAAGTGTACAAACTGACAAATATCCACAATCATTAGTAGTTATGCACTTATGCCATTTCGATATACAGTGGATATGCATAATTTTACATGCAGTAGATATCGGAGAGATCTAACTCACTTTCATGGCTTGAATTGAGGCTTTGAATCTTTTCATCCTGTGAAAAACCAAAGactttagaattaaaaaattcaaaccatCAAAATGTGCAGAATTCCTGATTAGAGTTACTAGCTATGCATATGTCAACATACAGTTTTTTCATTAACAAACTCAGACTTCTCTCCGCAGTTATCAGTTTTCCCGTTTGAGTTTGACTTGTCGTCTCCGGCTTGTCTGTCAAAGAACAGTTGGCAGaaaccaaaaatgaaataaaatactgTCATAAATCTGTATTTTTAAATCACTTTCTAGTCAACAAATTCTTGTATTAAGATCAGGGTAGTCAAACTCAAGATTCTATTCCGACTTGGAAAGGAGTCGCAGAATTGTAAAAACGTGAAATCATAACTCAAAACGTAAGATTCTAcaagatttataaaattaatatatatgcaaataaattcttatatatTCATCCATAGTATAAATAAGTGAACAAACAATTATAACACAAATCAAATACTTAATTAAGCTTAAATTCATAATCATAGATTCATAAGAAGAATAGGAAAGTCAATGACTAAAACTCAATACAGAACTCATAAGTCATAAATGACAAACAACACTTAACATACTGCAGTAGTTCCTACTGCCGAGTGCCTACTCCTAGTACAGGACAGAAGACATTAACACCTAGGCTACACCTCTAAAATAGATTAtccaaattaaaatcataatcaCTCAAGATAtcctcatttcttccttttccaccAGTGAACCACATGAGCATAGCCACAGACAGAGGAACAAAACAGAGAGTCAGAGATGACCTCGAATGTGGCAAAGAAGAGCTCTGGAACTGGTGGAAAAGAGCTCTGGTTGCTGTGGTTTCTGCAGCAGTTTTGGTCATGGTTTAGAGACGATGCAGAATTCATGCAAGGTTGAAGAACATGCAGCAATGCCTTCAAAGGTGTTTTCCttgattttttctctctcaattaTCAGAGTTGGGGTCACAAATAAGTTGGTTTTTGGGCTTCGGTTTATGGGCGTCGGTTTTTAGAAGCACAAAACTGAAAAAAACTTCATCTATTTCTGAAAGTTAGCACACAAAAATGTGACCCACGTGAACTCGAAAAACTCATTGATTCCAGTGGAGATTCTACCAATTCTGAGCATGGATGAACATGCCCAGGCATATGCCAGAAGCGAGAATCGTGCGATACGAGTTGGGACATGATTCTGATTTCTGACTACCATGATTAAGATTGTTAACAAATTGGAATCATACTTCATACCATACAATATGACATGGCTATATatgattattctaaaaatatataggaTATGATGCATGTGAGAAGCACATTTAGATATGTATACAAATTCATAAAACATACTAAGTATATAGTTGCATTTTTCAAATCCAAATTAAGAACATGGTTGTTAgacattactaaaaaaaaaaaaattataaatcattgtTACCATAAATCAACTTCTATTGTCTATAAATAGGAATAGTATCAATCTCATTCCTTTcttgaaatcatccataaagagGACAACTTCTATTTTTGGTTTATTGGAGATCCCACATCAACTAGTGGTATGGCCAAATTAAAGTATTAAGTGGGGGACAACCTTTACCTTACAAGTTAGTTTTGTAAGTTTAAGTTAGGACTTAGGCCCATAAcctacattctaagatggtattaAAGCCTATCTTAGTGATTGTTGTTGGGCTAATCACACCACCCGCGATTAGGCCACTATTGGACCCCACCAACAGATGTCCAGTCCTCGGGAGAGTGAGAGAAATTCAGAGAGAATTTAGAGATAAAAATGAAGCATAATGTTTATTCATTGCTTAAATGAGAAAGGGTTACAGATTGAGGTTATATAAGCTCTCAGTACAGCTGTAACTAATTGTTAATAGTTGGTTAACAGTTAATACCTACACTAACCAACCTAACAGATTCATTAACTGATTCCAATTGAATTGAATAACtggttatttacatatataacgTAATACCCCCCTCAAACTCAAGGGCGAGAATTTCTACAAGTGAAATCCTTCACATTGAGTTTTCCCCTAAGAAACTCAAAGCGATTAGGAGAAAGCGGCTTGCCCGTTGATCCAGAGCAGTTGCTTGGACAACCATTGTTCACGAACAAAGAAAAcagcaatttccatatgcttAGCCTGAGAGTGGAAGACAGGATTATGTGCTATAGCAACAACACTTTGATTATCACAGAGCAGAATTGGAGGAGAAAAATGGACATCCAACTACTTCAATAGAGCTTGAACCAACCCAGGTGAGTTCTGTTGAGGACTGTGCCAAGCTTCTGTACTCAACCTCAATACTAGACCTTGTAGTGACTTGTTGCTTGCAGGACCACCAAGATATAAGATTGGGACCAAGAAAAATTGCAGAGCCAGACGTTGACATTTTCTCATTTACATCAGaggcccaatcagcatcacacaTGGTTAAAACAGACAACGATTTATCCACAGAAGCTGTTTTCATATGAAAACCATAAGAAATAATTCCCTTAAGATATTAATTGACACACAACGTAGCTAATTTCTAGTCAGGTAAGAGTAGCATATTGTAATGCTCCAATGACTGATTTATAGAGTGTAGGATCCTGAAATAGGTCAAtcagattttgaaaatttacaaGTTGAAGTCATAAGATATGATATAGGTTGAAACTATTTTTGTCTTGTGTAATAGATTCCTTATGTAATTGCTTTGAGTCATAAGCACAGTCTTGTCATGTagataattaatttcaataccTAGAAAATAATCAAGCTTCCCAAGCTGTTTTAGGGAAAAACTACAATGTAGTGAGTAAGTTGTGGAATGAAAGAAACAGAAGTGTTGTCATCAACATAAACCAATAGGTAAACAATGTGAGAGTTGTGTTTGTAACTGAACAATGAAGGATCACATTTACTTGAACTGAATCCAAGCTGAATAAGGGTAGTTTTAAGTTTGTCAAACCACTGTTGAGGTGTTTGCTTTAAGCCATAAAGAGCTTTATTCAGTTTGCAAACTAAGGACTTGTCTGAGCTCTCAAATCCTGGTGACAGAACCATGTACACTGTTTCCTCAAGAATGCCATTGAGA
Encoded proteins:
- the LOC114396536 gene encoding ataxin-2 homolog isoform X1, with translation MGCRNRDSITENHTSSSSSSSDSLSEALLFTTMCIVGHPVDVHVKDGSVYSGIFHTASVHADYGIVLKKARMTKKGKGNNNVGNEGYVDTLVILSCDLVQVVAKGVMLHADVVGGNITGDDEEAVAHNVCSESLTCEVENHTGPLMDTKQVNHSRYYDIFYFGGQHLRQAGDDKSNSNGKTDNCGEKSEFVNEKTDEKIQSLNSSHETDTSLGQEVAVEHGSTDRTSIPSDNGLLCNNTPASVKASDRNSERSTSADSVSTNLTQGVDLIQDSQPARSNEISVPRGTGSTRNAKEFKLNPAAKTFSPSFVNPMPATSAANMVYIPNSSPPVPVTIQPEVGFNTFASRPSMPVKVSQYSNLTVGNGGSGSQFSQPIVGHVAHRAQPLRYATHYSPVLSEPAYMQPSSPAVMVGRSPQLVYVQPVSHDLIHGTTAVPPVSARPLMNHVQFPKQQGGTIGPAMPVCVPPPVLTSGHQPFTLQSHIPLLQPGFPVSRPISVPGPNGFYGTKF
- the LOC114396536 gene encoding ataxin-2 homolog isoform X2 — encoded protein: MGCRNRDSITENHTSSSSSSSDSLSEALLFTTMCIVGHPVDVHVKDGSVYSGIFHTASVHADYGIVLKKARMTKKGKGNNNVGNEGYVDTLVILSCDLVQVVAKGVMLHADVVGGNITGDDEEAVAHNVCSESLTCEVENHTGPLMDTKQVNHSRQAGDDKSNSNGKTDNCGEKSEFVNEKTDEKIQSLNSSHETDTSLGQEVAVEHGSTDRTSIPSDNGLLCNNTPASVKASDRNSERSTSADSVSTNLTQGVDLIQDSQPARSNEISVPRGTGSTRNAKEFKLNPAAKTFSPSFVNPMPATSAANMVYIPNSSPPVPVTIQPEVGFNTFASRPSMPVKVSQYSNLTVGNGGSGSQFSQPIVGHVAHRAQPLRYATHYSPVLSEPAYMQPSSPAVMVGRSPQLVYVQPVSHDLIHGTTAVPPVSARPLMNHVQFPKQQGGTIGPAMPVCVPPPVLTSGHQPFTLQSHIPLLQPGFPVSRPISVPGPNGFYGTKF